The following proteins come from a genomic window of Carassius carassius chromosome 10, fCarCar2.1, whole genome shotgun sequence:
- the LOC132151345 gene encoding homeobox protein GBX-2-like yields MSAAFSTPFMMMQRPMGSTTAFSIDSLIGGPPQPSPGHFVYTGYPMFMPYRSVVLPPPHPPPPPTLPQSGLPATHPHHPIPGLPSGFCSSLAQGMALTSTLMATLPGGFSTSPSQQHQDAARKLGSQSIHAMFDKSQDIRLDGEDGKTFPTKDSASLPSFHDIHTSKVRGHNKDDTKEDECHRKDESFSMDSDLDYSSDDNGPGNAMCQREDGDANGGLDDGVHGGNGAGNTTSTGKNRRRRTAFTSEQLLELEKEFHCKKYLSLTERSQIAHALKLSEVQVKIWFQNRRAKWKRVKAGNVNSKTGEHSRNPKIVVPIPVHVSRFAIRSQHQQLEQARP; encoded by the exons ATGAGTGCTGCTTTCAGTACACCGTTCATGATGATGCAGCGTCCGATGGGAAGCACCACTGCATTCAGCATTGACTCGCTCATCGGAGGTCCACCGCAGCCCAGTCCGGGACATTTCGTGTACACGGGCTATCCCATGTTTATGCCCTATCGGTCAGTGGTGCTTCCTCCGCCTCATCCACCACCTCCTCCAACTCTTCCTCAGAGCGGTCTCCCCGCCACCCATCCGCACCACCCGATCCCTGGGTTACCCAGCGGGTTCTGCTCCAGCCTGGCGCAGGGCATGGCGCTCACATCCACGCTAATGGCCACGTTACCCGGCGGCTTCTCCACCTCGCCGTCTCAGCAGCATCAGGACGCGGCGAGGAAGCTCGGCTCTCAGTCTATTCACGCCATGTTCGATAAATCTCAGGACATTCGTTTGGATGGAGAAGACGGGAAAACGTTTCCAACGAAAGATTCCGCGAGCCTTCCGTCATTTCACGACATTCACACTTCTAAAG TGCGAGGTCACAACAAAGACGACACGAAGGAGGATGAGTGTCACAGGAAAGATGAGAGCTTCTCCATGGACAGTGATTTAGATTACAGCTCCGATGATAACGGGCCCGGTAACGCCATGTGTCAGAGGGAAGATGGAGACGCCAACGGAGGACTGGACGATGGCGTCCACGGCGGGAATGGGGCCGGGAACACTACGTCCACCGGGAAAAATCGGAGAAGGAGGACCGCTTTTACGAGTGAGCAGCTCTTAGAACTGGAGAAGGAATTTCACTGTAAGAAATATCTTTCCCTCACAGAACGCTCGCAGATCGCCCATGCATTAAAGCTCAGCGAGGTGCAGGTCAAGATCTGGTTTCAGAACCGGAGAGCCAAGTGGAAACGGGTCAAAGCGGGCAATGTGAACTCCAAAACTGGAGAGCACTCGAGAAACCCGAAAATTGTGGTGCCCATTCCGGTGCACGTTAGTCGGTTTGCAATTCGCAGCCAGCACCAACAGTTAGAACAGGCCAGACCTTGA